The genomic region GCAGAATAAtacgcctccttctccttcataTCCCGTCCGCAGGCATAGACATAAATGCCAATCCCTTGCTTGAGCGTTGGATCCCCCGCCCCGGCAACCAGTTTCAACCCATCGACAAAATCATGCTCGGCGTGCTCGTCATGGTCAAAAGGGTCCCAACGGAGTTGGTTAGGGATGTAATGCTTCTTCTCATGCTGCGTCTCCACCGCCTCGTTGTGGGCAGTCACCGGCTCGAACGCCGGGTGAGCGCACGAAGGCAGGATGCGGTACAGCCACGTCTGCTTGTTTTCATGCCGGGGCGCGGTGAAGGCTGTGCCCGAGAGCTTTTCGGCGTACAAGCCGAGAGGTGGTTTCTGGGGGGAGTTttgggcgagggggagggcgcaGGGGTGGGCTTCGCTTCTGTTGACGCACAAGTCAGTCAACCAATCTCAAGAGATGACGGGAAGCAAAGGAGAGACAAACTGGTGATAAGAGTCAAACCCAACCAGGTACTCGTACTTCTCCGGGATGGAGAAGTTTGTGACTGGCATTGTGTCGATATCTCTTGATCAATCGCGTAACAAGCAACAAACAGTATTCCTTACTCTAGGTCAAGTAAACACAACcaaacaacctcaaccttcccttcccccctccccccaaaagcCGGGCGAACCACACCCATTAATACCTCCCCGCCGTTAATACCCACCGCGTCATCTCCCGTCAAAGTTCGGCCTGTAGATCAGATCGGAACTCAGCAAAAAGGCAGGTACGAACGCTTCAGGTTCAATTCCGCGGTCGTCAGAGCCGTTTCGGAGCCGTCCCTAGCCGAGAATATGCGCTCGAACCGTCACCGGCATAGCGAACCACCGTTCGCAGTGGACCTTTCGGCTTCTGTGTGACAAGTGGACCGTGCTCCCCTGCCCAGCGGAGTGGATCGGACCCGCTGCCAACGGCATGAGCAAAGTCCCCACTATTGACGACCATCAATTGTGCTTCCAAGAAGACATCATCGAGACAGGTGTGGGGGTGAGAGTgatgaagagaagaaaaggttgCGACATCCCGGAGCTATATGCAAACGGCTCATCTCTTGGCAGGGGTTTTGTTATTTTTGGTGGCATGAACACcgacaccacaccaccaaacctTCAGCAGCTCAGCCAGGTCAGGCCACTCTCGACAGCTTCCAGAGCTCCAGCCCCGCACATGTCCCGCACCACCGGACCACCGGACCACCGCACCACCGCACCACCACACGTCACCAAACCCCGAGATCTCCGGCCCATATGATGACAATGATCGGGGATAATCCAGGTACCGCTCAATTGGAGTCATGGCATTGGCTTGGTGAGTCTTGGAAAGCCACCACTCACCAGTGCTGAGGTTGCAGGACATCACAGTCGAAGGACTCGGACTTGAATCGTGATCACAGTATTCTAGTCACAGATATCACAACCACAGACATCAGACACAGATATCAACTACAAATAGGAACAAAACAAACTGGGTGACATGTTTCATTGACGAGCAGGCTATGGACTGGTCCCATGGTgatcctccctcgccatcctgtCAAAAAAAAGGGTACACCTTTCGCAAAAGGCCACCATCAAGTCAAAACAATAGCAATGGCCTGCTAATAGCCACCAACTACACCAAGAAGGCAAATGTTTCAGATCGCCCGTCGCCTGCCACCCTTTCCCAGGGTGCGCGGCGTGCAGTCTGCGGCAATAGCCCAGTCTCGAGATGCAACCTTCAGGATGCTCTCGGCGTCGTTTGAGAGTAACTGCGCTATGGGGGCGTGTCTCTTCATTACTCGTCAGcagcctgcttcttcttcttcttggagccGCCGCCGGGCGCTACACCGGCATCCTTGGACAGGTGGACAATGAGCTTGGTCCATGACTCCTCCTTGTCCCACTCGAAGCCCTTGAGGTATGGTTCATCGAGCTCATCGTCAGCCTGGTGCAGGGGAGACGTGTTAGTTACGGGGATAAACAGCTAACTGATGGACAAAGGTCAACATACCCTCTTCTTGAATTGCTTGTGGATAGCGTCCAGCGCATCCTTGATGGTGACACCCTTGAGGTTCCTTGCCGTTACTTCGAGTCCCAATGGGAAGTGCAGGTCAATCTTCTTGactgggggggtggtgagcagcTTCTTGAGCGTGTCCTTCTCCTCTATTGTGCTTGGCGAAGTGTTGATCTTCCTACGAGGCTGTTAGCTCCGAGGAAGCGGGGAAAGGAGGGGTTTATCAACAAAGATCATCAAGGATCCAACACTTACCACCCCGTCTTTTGCGTCTCCTTTGCAATTTGGAGCTCAATGCCCTGGGCCTCTGCCATTGGTGTCAGCCAGGGGCTTGCAGAAAAAAAATTGGGAAACCTACCCAGGTCATTGATGTTCATCACACCAGCAGCGCTGGAGGATGCTCTCCTGTGCTTGGTCTCcttgggtggggaggtgccGAGGCCCTGGACGGCAGAGTCAACCTTGGTGAGTGGTTCGCCGGACatgtttggtgttgctgataAGCTAGCTGgcttgttggagatggtAGGGACAAGATTGATGTTGTCCTGGTaggttgctgatgatggttgttttgcaggatgatgtcgatgtggacaaagaaagaagagggagagaggagaaggaggaggaggaacgggAGCAGGCTCAGGCGGGGAAATCAAGGGGTATATAGCTGTTCTGTGATCTGCTGCCGCTCGTATGGTGCCTGGCTCGACTGTTTCGTCAGACCGGGCGGGGTAAATGTCAGTCGAGTGATCACGTTGACCAAATCACAGCATCGCGTGACGAGTACATCATCATGGAACGACACAGCAGGCTCACCCCAGCGCTGTCCAAACAAGGAAAGGTACCTGGCCCAAGCGTCTTGCAGCACGCTAACAGCCGTCAgcaggggggggaggttcAAAGGAATCTGGGGAAAATCCGGGGTAGCAGGGCCAGAGACCCACTGCTGACATGCCCAGTTTCGACCTCACACTTGGAGATCAAAACACAAGAAACACAATCCGGCATTGAGAAGGCGCTTGGAAAGACAGTGGGAGAAGTTGCATTGTTTTTGCAAGTGTCTGTTGTGATGAtatcccctcccaaacaccgGCTGTGGAGCTCGAGTGACATGGCCGTTAACAGCTCCCCCTCTTCGAACCTTTGTCTGATGAGAAGCTCTTCGAAGCTGCCCGGTCCCGTCCCACCCGACACAAAGCCAGCCGTGGTTCAGGTGGGGCGCAGCAATGTGGGGCTGGCCTCCGCGGGGATGGCCTTCACCTCTGGTCATGGTTCATCCCAGCTGTCAGGGCATGTCACGAAAAAGACATCCAGATCCTCCGAGGGGCCACAGCATTGATGAAGCATCCACCTGGAAGCCTCGCTCATCgcctcatcagcagcatcaagctcagagctgggaagagggggaagcTGAAGCTCGGGAGGGGAGATATCAAAGGTCCTGTTTTACCCGATTGATCAGCCCTTGTGCCAATGCATCAACCCCTCAACTCAGGCACAGCACCGGTGGTTGTGTAACAGGAATTTCGTCAAAGAGCGGGGAAgctctctccccctcttcgaTATACTTCAGTTCGTTGCAGTCTAGATGTGTCAGGAGGTCGGGCAGTCAAGCTGGCTCCACTGTTGACGTCGTGAGCTGGGATAAAGTTCCCAAGTGCATATGGCCCCTTGTTAGTGCATAAAACGGATCAAACGCCGGCCATTGATTGACCTCCGGGTGCACGGTGGTCCGCTTTTGCTTCACAATTATCGATTCACTGACTATCTACGAGCCTGGGTACCTACTCAAACATGCCCTACATCCTCTTTTCTGGGTATTACCGGCAACAGCAGATAGTTCGCATACTGCTTCGAAATATGGACGTAATTTGTGCCTTGGAAGATATCCGGAGATCTGCCGCTTATTAGCAATCAGCTGTCATCAAGCCCCtcaagaaaacaaaacatccaTACCTGTCCACAGCATCATTGTGTAAGAATATCCCAGACCCCTGGGTATCCCCCGACGCCACCTCCAAAGCCAAGCTCTCCCCTTCTTGAAGAACAACGCAAGTCGGCCACATCTCCACGTCAACAGCGTAGACTTCGCCTTGAATCACGGGGAGTACATCCCTGCTGGTGTAATCCCGATGCGGCAGCCACGGCTGATGCTTTGGGTGTTTCTCGTTGACCTTTCTCAGTGATACCCTGAGCCACCCCTTGGTTAAAGGAACAGGATCGCCCGCCGTGCCCGTGTAAAAGATctccttgccatccttgCCAATATGGCGAAGCGTCAGGAACAAGTCGATATCCGACGGCGTTGGTCCGCCCACATCAGGGGAGACAGAAACGTTGAGATGGGCGACAATGTGCCCTGTAATCTCCATCTCTTGCCCTGGACCCATGTCAGAAGGGACAGTCTTGAACGTCAGCCCCTGAGATTCATCAATCGTCCCCAAGGCCCGATATCCCAGCTTTTTTTGCCCCCCTTCGTGAACCCAGTTGTCCATTCTGGTCATGGCCATGTCCCCTGAAAGATAAAACCTCGCATACTCCGTCCTCTCAATCggccactcctcctcctctctcctctcaaACGTGTCCCTCTCCCGCTGGGCATCATTAACGCCCGCATCCCCTTTCCGTATCACCAAATcaaccctcgccctcctcccatcagtccaaccccctccatcctcccccttgaGAAACGCATCCAAAAAGCTCCTctgcacctccacctcctcatcataaTAAAACGGCAGGTCATGCCTCCCGGTGATCATCCTCAAAAATTTCTTTTCGCTCCCCGCATGTAGATACCCCTGTATGTTCCCCCTCAAATGCAGCAAAATCCCACCCCAGTTTCCCACGCTCAAAACCGGGACGGTAATATCCCCCATATCGTACTCCTTTTCCCGATAGTACCCCTCATCCCGGTACCTGTTCTCTCGGTTATCAACCGTCTgatccctcctctccctctccaactcccccttttccttctccccattctcatccaccgtcttccccccccttctgTTCGCGAGTCCGTACTGGTTACCAACAACCtgcctctcccaccaccacctgacGAACCCATCACTGTATATCCCCCCGTGCCGGCACCGGTCACGGTAGTAATCGCTCATTCCCTCCCACGGGATAATGGCTGCTAGACCTGTCGGTTGGCGGGCAGCTACTCGCCATTGGGAGCCGGCGTAGTAAGACACGCCTAGCAAGCCTACCTTTCCCGTGGACCAGGGCTGGGACGAGGCCCAGGTTATCAGAATGGCGAAGGCTTCCGAGGTGGAGCGGGACATTGTATCCAGAAAGCCTGGGGACTGCCCTGTTCCGAGCTCGTCTGCGCGGAGGAGGGCGTAGGAGTGGGCGGTCCAGAATGAGGGGTCGGGGGTTTCCTGGGGAAAGGAGGTTTGTGAATCAGGGGCTGGGACCAAGGAAGGGCggcaggggggaggggggatgggagaaGGCTTACCCAGCAAGAGTGAACGGATTTGTGGGCTGGGTTGACTTCGGAAAAGGATTTGGGGTTGAACCTGTAGATAGTACGAGTGTTTAGCCGAGAATCATGCTTGGATGAACTTGGTCATGGCCCGGACCGGGTTGTATCCCACCTCTGACGAAGTGAAACAATACCAGGTGGTTTTTTCCCGATAGGGAATCACGATCGATATGACCATCGCTGGTGCGGGGCAACTCACTCGCTATAGGAAATATCCTTCCCGTATGGGCCGTAAGTTACCAACACCGGGACGGGGTTCGTGTCGGAGTCGTGAGGGCGGTAGATGTTGCACCGGATCAGGCCGGGGCCAGTGGCCAGGCCGGACACGGGGACGGATACATTCTTGGAAAGGATGtaggggaaggaggtgcgGTCGTGGGTTGTGACgtcggggagggagctgTAATCGCGGTGTTGGGTGGCCGAAGTGGACTTGGCTTCGGTGCCGGAATGATTGTCTGGCTTGGGGGCGGTAAGGGTCATGATGCTCAATACTTTTGTTTATGGTGTTCACAATAGGGAAGCGAGAAGAGCATCCTGGTGGACGTGGGAAAAGGCCACATGCAAGCTTGATGCCGGGATAGCACGTACCCGAGTCGCGAAGCTGCCCGGAGGTCCGTCGTCGCACTACATGTGCATGACCCGTCCTTTGAAACCCCTTTCTGTCGTAGGTTTCACTCAGTTGCATGTGATAGGCGGCTTAGCGATCACACATGAAGAGGTTACAACTCAAAAATGGCCTGTGTAACCGCCACCTCGCACCTTGGGTATCAAGCAGACCAACCCTGACCCAGACTTGCGCACTATCAAGCAACACCAATCTGTGGGACATGTATGCCTGAATTTGAACCGATATTGATTCTAAAATCAAAGTGCTAGCTATGCAAAGCTTTTTCTAAAAACAATCCCAGAAGCGCCGCTAAAATGCATCAAATCTTTGCCCGCCCAAAACGCCACAATGCTTGCCCCCCAAAGTCACATTCCATCATAGTGGTATCAAATGTCCATCACTCATAACTTCGTCATCCACTTCCCATCCCTCAATACCCCTTGTCGTGCCCGCCAACACCATAATCCCTCTCAAGCCCGtgccctcccccctcttgccaccacccatcctGCTCCCACCTAGCATTACTATCCCTCCTCACAAAACCCTTCTCCCTCGACGGCGTAGACGGCACCATCCACCCCTGCCCACTACCACCCCGCCCCTCCCACTGATATGAACTCCCCGGCCggctcatcaccatcgccctcctccttttgatCCTCCACTTCAATCCTCTTACGACAGCCTGCAACAGCACCCCGAGCACGATCAGGGCCTCCAataacaaaagaaagaaccAGATGCCGTTTAGGAGATGATCCTCATCtccggcgagggcggcgtgGGGATTGAAGCGCTTTTGGAGGGAGGCAAGGAACATGTGGTAGAggtcggtgagggaggagaggaaggtggtgaggagctgagcgagggggagggtgttggggggtgaGAGGTTGGGCATCGCGTGTCTGCTTTTGTCCTTGCTTTCAGGAAAAAAACTATGTCTCTAAAAGGATGTAAGAGATTTGTTTGAAAATGGTCAAGTAAATACAGGGCAGAGGGGTGAGACATACCTGGTTTTTGTCTATACAAAAGAAGTTGGGTTCTCGGGGAATTCCTCTTGTCCTAGCGCTTAGATACCAGAATGTCACCTTTGTTGCGGGGCATGGTATGGCTGTGGTCTTGAATGATGTATTgtatgcagcagcagcgtccGGGGCggtgtggttgatgtcgtCCTTTGAAAATCCTTTCAACTGCCGTAGATGGGACCAGATGGATACCGTCGTGTGTGTCCTTCTGCCCTTCTCCCGCTCCAAAGAAAATGTGCAACTGTCCGACCAGCGGGTTCGCGTCTTCGCACATCCAGCCCAAAAGGAAAATGATAATGAGAGAGACAAACCCCTCGTGAAAGTGGCGCTCACGATGGTCAAAAGTGAGGTGACTGGCAAGAAaatgggaggggttggccCACCCAGGCCAGCTAATCCTGGACAAGCGCCAGATGCAGTGCTGAGGTGTGGTCTCTGTAGTGGTTCCAGTTGGACCCAGTTGTGGCCTACCAAGTGGGTATGCGGTGAAGCCTGAGTGGGGATTTCTTTTGCGCCTGTCACCGCTTTTTGGCCTGTGATTTGTGAAGTTTGTTCTGTTATTATTGTTTTGCTAGAAAATCAAGAGGTGTTGTTCTGACGAGATGGGAGAGATCGTGAAGGGGGAAAAAGACACGTTGAAATATTGGCTTACCCGCCCAGGGTCCTTGTCGATGTGGGATGGCTGCTGTGcgcccacaccaccacacccataGAAAAAGGAAGGCAAGGTAAGCGGCTCCCGAGGATGGAATAGATGAAATATTCATCACACCCCCGCACTGGGATTGTTTGGCAGCTGAGTTGAGGAGTTCAAGCCCAGGtaggatggtggtgggcaggACTGGCTCCCCGTCGGAGTGTGGCTGCTCACCTTGGCCCCCCACTGCCTGCCCCCAGTATGTCTGCATTCTGCAGCATGGCGCAAGAGAACGTGCAGGAACTTCTGCAagatggatgatgttgagatgcGCGTGAACAGCTTTCAATATCGGGATTGCAGGTGAATGAGAATGCATTTCTTGGGTGACGAAATCCATTCCCGGCCCCCTCTTCGCCTGTAGGTCTTGGCATTGGCGGGCTGCCCCGGTGGATCACAGGTAGCATGCGGTTATTTTTTGTGTAAAATAACCGGCATCCACCATGTTCTGATGGAGCCGGGGTTGGATCACTTCTGTGTTCAATGTCAACGTCCGGTCTCCGGTCCGGTCAGTGCTCAAAGGCTCCGGTCTTTGTTTACTTTCGGCCGGTTGGTTCCCCGGCCGATTCAGGGCAAACGCCGAGCTGTCCGTCACCGGGAACTCTGACTTCAGGGGGAAGGGGTACGCAGTGGTTCCTTTATCAACTTTTCCTTTCAAAACACCTGCTACTCCCCGTGGTGATCCGCAGGCGTTGTCCTACAACTGAATGGTTGTCTGTGTGGACTTCTAATCCAGAGTGTCAATGCATGTTTGCAGGGTAATCTCTGAAGTAATGATATGTGACGTGGTTTCCGGTAAATATGGTAGTTCTGTGGTGTTGTCTACCGTCTGCGACGTGCTGTGGTCTGTAGTTCAGCATGCAGTTCAGTCCTGGCCAGCTTTAAGATGCCGGGTATTGATATTCATCAGACGGACACACTGTAAGTATCAAAACTTGCACATTGAAGCATTCACCATATGTAGGTCCCCGGCTCTTGATAATAACGCAACAGACAAGATCACCATAGGAATATCTTAGAGTGTGGATAAACAATTTTTAATTTGATGACGACATAGGGCCTCAACAACGCCAGTTGCAGCGACTTCACCATCAATATCAATTGCCCCTTCCTTGCCCAAAGGTGATGATTGTTGACATGGCCCGAGCGCCCCCTTTTGTTTATCCGCACTGTATTAACGACTGCTTGTTCAGAGCAACTCTCAtgtcctccaccaccttgcccTCGTTGacttcttctcatcatcaccctcgtTATCTCTTGATATTCCGACTTTCTTCAGCTCCAGCTTCGTTACCAGGCTTCACTCATCGTCAGGGAGCCGATGAGCTGCTTACTCGACTCCTATCATTCGAAGGGAACCCTCaatctccccatcaacctaGAAGTCTCTTAGGATGTCCTGTGGCATCTCGCCAATTTTCACCGCCCAAGTAGCCATCAAGGTGTGCTGTACTCGTCACCGACCAGCCTGTCAGTCTTTCTCCCACAATCACAACTTTCATATCATCTCTGCCCTCGcacttctctctctctgccatttcttctcctctctgccctttctttttccatAGCATTACCTAtcttctcatccttcccATCATCTATTACTACTACTGTCACTCTATCGACCACCGATATACTCTGCTCTATCAAATCCTCACATCTACTCGACTTCAAAGTCCTTCAGGTCGACTCAGTAGCCGCAAAtcaaccctcttcttcatcttgggTTACCAAGCAGTCGACGCACGCCCTCCAATACTTTCCTCACAGGTCGAACCTTCGAGTCGGATGTGCTTCAGGGACCAGTTTGACGCGTTCTGGCGCGTTCTTACCCTGATGACGCACTTTGAAGGCTCAGGCGACTGACTTCGATGCTGTTCTATGGCATCGTTCCTTGCACTCTTCCCCTTCGAGTCGCGCACAAACCACACACTGTCAATATTATTTCACACATTACCCCGCACTATTCTCTTCTTCTACCTCTTCTGACCGTTGCCCTCAGCCTTCTCATCTTTTCCTGCTTCTACCTTTTGattccctcaacctcacaacACTCGTCTTCTTTACTTCTTCTGCCTCTATTCTTCTTTaccttcgtcttcttcatctcttCCACTTTCGTCTTTTTctatcttcctcctcaagcttATTCCACCAAGCCGATCTACTTATGCTCGGGCTTCTTCCTTTTGTTCCTCTTTTTCATCTACCTATTCTTAGttttcccctttctctttttcgccttcttcttcttcttcttctttgtcctcttctttgtcttctttttcgtcttcttcttcgtcttcttcttcgtcttcttcttcgtcttcttcttcgtcttcttcttcgtcttcttcaccaaTCACCATTATCTACCTCTAGTCATCTACTCGAGTCCGACAGCGCATTTTGCCCATATCAGCCGTTGCGCTCTGGGTCACCTATTTGACTGGTACGTATTCCCCTCGTCATTTCCCCCCCATTCTCATCCAGGCTTCCATGATTATACCCAAGCTCGATTACTTGATTTCCAATGAGAATCAacgtgttgttgttctgaCACTGCCCTCATATCCTTCTCTTGTTTCTCTTGATCCACTTCAGATTCGCGGACATCGCTAACTATTGACATTCGATGACTAGATCAAGCCGGTCTACCATCTTCCTTCCAGCGGACTGGAGCCTCTTCTTGGTACGTCTTGACATCTCCCAAGCACACAACCCGCATGATGATCCTTCTTCTATTTTTTGATGCCACTtatgaaaaaaagaaagaagatgCTTGACTCGTCGATCTGAGAGGTACTTTTCCATTGACACTTATATTTTCCGGGATTCCTTGCGGTCGCTGACTTCATGTGCATATCAGGTCCATCAAGGCATATGCCAGCTTGATCAACCCGACATGTTCTCGGCCCCAACCTCCTGTCGTCAACGGTGTTTCCAGGGCTTCACAGTtcaacttcttctttttgctgatTCTAGGCCACTGGCCATGTTCACAAGCGGTATGTACACTCTTCATTTGACA from Podospora bellae-mahoneyi strain CBS 112042 chromosome 4, whole genome shotgun sequence harbors:
- a CDS encoding hypothetical protein (EggNog:ENOG503P1YX); translated protein: MSGEPLTKVDSAVQGLGTSPPKETKHRRASSSAAGVMNINDLEAQGIELQIAKETQKTGWKINTSPSTIEEKDTLKKLLTTPPVKKIDLHFPLGLEVTARNLKGVTIKDALDAIHKQFKKRADDELDEPYLKGFEWDKEESWTKLIVHLSKDAGVAPGGGSKKKKKQAADE
- a CDS encoding hypothetical protein (COG:S; EggNog:ENOG503NYIS) produces the protein MTLTAPKPDNHSGTEAKSTSATQHRDYSSLPDVTTHDRTSFPYILSKNVSVPVSGLATGPGLIRCNIYRPHDSDTNPVPVLVTYGPYGKDISYSEFNPKSFSEVNPAHKSVHSCWETPDPSFWTAHSYALLRADELGTGQSPGFLDTMSRSTSEAFAILITWASSQPWSTGKVGLLGVSYYAGSQWRVAARQPTGLAAIIPWEGMSDYYRDRCRHGGIYSDGFVRWWWERQVVGNQYGLANRRGGKTVDENGEKEKGELERERRDQTVDNRENRYRDEGYYREKEYDMGDITVPVLSVGNWGGILLHLRGNIQGYLHAGSEKKFLRMITGRHDLPFYYDEEVEVQRSFLDAFLKGEDGGGWTDGRRARVDLVIRKGDAGVNDAQRERDTFERREEEEWPIERTEYARFYLSGDMAMTRMDNWVHEGGQKKLGYRALGTIDESQGLTFKTVPSDMGPGQEMEITGHIVAHLNVSVSPDVGGPTPSDIDLFLTLRHIGKDGKEIFYTGTAGDPVPLTKGWLRVSLRKVNEKHPKHQPWLPHRDYTSRDVLPVIQGEVYAVDVEMWPTCVVLQEGESLALEVASGDTQGSGIFLHNDAVDRSPDIFQGTNYVHISKQYANYLLLPVIPRKEDVGHV